AGCACGTCCGTCGAGATCACACCGGCGACGCTGGTGAGCAGGCCGGAGGAGGTGGAGAGGAACGCCGCGAACGCCCCGGCGGCGACCAGCGCGGCGAGCAGCCGGCCGGTGACGCCGTCGCCCAGCGCCGTGCCGGGCAGGAGCACCACCACCGCGTCGGTCTGCCCGGTGACCAGCAGGTGCGGGGTGTAGATCCGGCCGAGCACCCCGTAGATGGTGGGGAGCAGATAGAAGGCGCCGACGAGGGCCAGCACGACCAGCGTGGTGCGCCGGGCGGCGGCGCCGTCGGGGTTGGTGTAGAAACGGACCAGCACGTGCGGCAGACCCATGGTGCCCAGGAAAGTGGCCAGGATCAGCGAATACGTGGCGAACAACCCCTGGTCGTCGTCGCTCGCGGTGCTCGGCAGCAGCCAGTCGGAAGCGTCGGTGGCCGCCCCGGAAACCTCCGGCACCGGGTCGCCCGCTCCGAAGGTCAGCTCGTCGCCGGGACGTACCTCCCGGGTGTTCCCGTCCGGCAGGGTGAGCGTCGCGGGATGCTCGACCACCACGGTGGTCGCGGACCGGAACGTCGGGCCGTCGGGCGGGGTGACCGCCGGGCGGTCGTCAGCCTGCCACTGCAACGCCAGGAAGACCGCCGGTACGGCGAGTGCGGTCAGCTTCAGCCAGTACTGAAAGGCCTGGACGAAGGTGATCGCGCGCATGCCGCCGAGCGCCACGTTAGCGGTGACCACCGCGGCCACCACGAGGGCACCCACCGGGTACGGCGAACCGACCACCGTGGCCAGTGTCAGCCCGGCACCCTGCAACTGCGGTACCAGGTACAGCCACCCGATGAAGATCACGAAGACGGTGGCGAGGACGCGCAGTCGCCGCGAGCCCAGCCGCAGCTCGCAGAAGTCGGGCAGGGTGAAGGCGCCCGAGCGGCGCAGCGGCGCGGCCACGAAGAGCAGCAGCGCCAGATACCCGGCGGCGAACCCGACCGGGTACCAGAGCACGTCGACGCCGTACTTGAGGACCAGGCCGGCGATGCCGAGGAAACTCGCGGCCGACAGGTACTCCCCGCCGATCGCGGCGGCGTTCCAGGTCGGGCTGATGGTCCGGGACGCGACCAGGAAGTCGGAGGTGGTGCGGGCCAGCCGCAACCCGTAGAAGCCGATGCAGACGGTGACCAGGGTGACCGCGACGATCGCCGGGACGACGTACCCGTTGCTCACCCTCAGCGCTCCGGTCGCTGAACCAGGTCCGTGAATTCCTGCTCGTTGCGCTCGGCCAGCCGTACGTACGCCCAGCCGACGGCGACCAGGAACGGGAAGGCGGCCACCCCGAGCAGTAGCCACGGCAGGTTCACGCCGAGCACGGTGACCCGGCCGACCGCGGGAGCGACGGCGAACAGCCAGGGCAGCCCGCCGAGTCCGATCGTCACCACCAGCGACAGCCGCAGCGCGAGGGAGAGCTGCGCGCGGACCAGACCGCGGACGAGCGCCTCGCCTACCCGGGTCTGCTGGGCCAGCTCGGTGCGGGTGCGGTCGCTGTGGCTCTCCCGCCGGATCACATCGGCGAGCACGATCCGGGTCCGTGTCGAGGTCGGGGCGGTCTGTGTCGGCACCCGGGCGGCGCCGTCACGCGCCGCCCGGGGCCACGTCCGCGCCCCAGCCTTGGAAACGGGATCGTCGGCAGCGGCCACTCCGGCAGTCTCGCCGGATCACCGGGATTGTCAAGCGGTATGTAGGCGGCCTGTGGACAACCTGTGGAGAATGAGTCACCCCTGTGGATAACTTCCGGGCTCTCCTGGCTGA
The sequence above is a segment of the Micromonospora sp. WMMA1363 genome. Coding sequences within it:
- a CDS encoding cation acetate symporter, which codes for MSNGYVVPAIVAVTLVTVCIGFYGLRLARTTSDFLVASRTISPTWNAAAIGGEYLSAASFLGIAGLVLKYGVDVLWYPVGFAAGYLALLLFVAAPLRRSGAFTLPDFCELRLGSRRLRVLATVFVIFIGWLYLVPQLQGAGLTLATVVGSPYPVGALVVAAVVTANVALGGMRAITFVQAFQYWLKLTALAVPAVFLALQWQADDRPAVTPPDGPTFRSATTVVVEHPATLTLPDGNTREVRPGDELTFGAGDPVPEVSGAATDASDWLLPSTASDDDQGLFATYSLILATFLGTMGLPHVLVRFYTNPDGAAARRTTLVVLALVGAFYLLPTIYGVLGRIYTPHLLVTGQTDAVVVLLPGTALGDGVTGRLLAALVAAGAFAAFLSTSSGLLTSVAGVISTDVLGRGSVRGFRLATVIAGAVPAMLALNVSGLDVSQVVGLAFAVAASSFCPLLVLGIWWRGLTDLGAAAGVLAGGGAAIGAVLVTVLGPPLAGWPATLTAQPAAWTVPLAFTVMVAVSMATRRRVPAGVGTTMLRLHAPESLRL